The sequence AAGGGAGTTGTGTAGAATGGTCATGGAAAAAGCTAAATAGAAGGTACACACTAATTACACATACAGTGAATTTTCTCtgatttttctgaatgaaatccCAAGATTTTCAAACAGTCCCTTGCCTTGTCTCATATGCACAGAGTACCACACCCATCTAGTCCCCTCTGTCAAACACAGCCCTCCCTGCAGGAGCTCATTGTTAGAACCTCCATTTTtcagggggggaggggagaatgATGGAGAGGCCACTCTACCCACCCACCAACCCGCACACCCACCCGTTCGCTGCACCCCTGCTGTCCCTCGCATCCACATGGCTTCCTTGCCGACCACATGGAAACCCACCCCACTGGCCGAGCCCCACACTCTCCAGATGTTCCCAATTAAAAAGGAAGCCTTTCAGCTCACTCCTTTTCTCCCACTGTGGAAAGGACAGAGGAGAGCAAGgcagcgaaagagagagagaagggaactGCACAGGGAATGGATCgagggggaggagaaaaaaaacagcctctttATTTAAACCAATAGAGGGTTGTGGGGCAGAGGGAatgggaggaaagggggggtcacattttaaaagtcacTCTGCTCTGCTGGAGTGTTTTGGCACTGAGGGTATCTGTGCCATGAATAGAGGGCTTTATTCGGTTTGTGTTCTGTTAAATCTGCATTGTGTAGAGCCAGACAGAGTTAGATGTAGACTTCTGTCGCACATGGACACATagtaaatgcacacactcacacacacatacacacacacacacacaaaactatcACTCTGATTCGTACTCTGGTTCAGGCTGTTAGAGCGGGTGGACAGCTTCCTCActctgcacacagacaaaaaagagcTTATTTAGTCTCTCTGGCCTGTGCTGCCTGCACTGTCTGTAACAAAGAAAATGCTGTGTGCCTCCATGGCCAATGTGGACTGTTTCCACGGCAGCAGTGCAAGCAAGATCAGTGTGGACCCTTCTGAGAGGGCTAGTATGACCGCAGTAAAGTGGGAACTCCACAGCGTGAGCCGTGGTCTTTCAGGAGCGTGAGGAGCGTCTGGCAGCTCAGAGTAATGCTGAGTTAATCCCCTGACAAGGCCAGTTGAAGACCCATGAGAGAGGGGAGCATGACCTTTGCTTTTACACCTGAAGAGCCTTTAAATAACCCCTCATGCTTGACGTATTGGCTCACCTGCATGTTGCAAAGCCATTCATTATTTTGCAGCCTGTTTTAAGCAAAAGCACCAGGACTTTGAGGGCTTGTATTCCGGTGCTAGATTCAGCTGCATATAAAATGATAGGTGAAAATAAGTGTTTACTTACTAAAATGAGCTGCTTCTGTTTAAGGTTCTCTGAACCCCAGCTTGGATAGTAGTTTGGGCAAAGTGATAGAAGGAGAGTTCGCTGTGTGTACCTTCCCATCTGCTGAAGGAAGACGAGCTCATGTTCTGTCTGGAGTCACCCTCTGTCCTGACAGCGCTAATGCACAGGAAATacctttgttttgaaaatgttattgaaCTTCTGTAATGGGAAGTGATGCTTCCTTCTCAATTAACTGCTCTTTCTGTaggacagggagaaacacaggaGGGATGGGGAACAGGTGTTATtattgtatactgtacatggtATTTAATAGCTGATTTTATGCTGTCAAACCTATACTATACATTCTTCCAGCCATGCTCAATTCATCCCCTCTGCCAGAGGATAATCCACCTCCAGTTGTTGTGTATAGATAGTACCTGTGGGAACCTGctgtacttgtgtttttttttcagtctgtattTCTATTATTACGTATCTTTTATGCACATGTGCCTGTCTGAGAGAGGCTGGTAAAAAGAGGGCCAAGGAATACTGTTTGAAAGTACATACTGTACCCTACAggtagaaaaaagaaaaaagtgatgTCTAGTCTGGTCAGTGTAAAAGTTTTGTGTGACCCAGAGGGACAGTTTTGAAAATCGTGATCTCTGTATATCTTATCTATAACTGTATAATGTATCTGATTGGCTCTTGCTGGTAGCTGTGATTGCTTCCCAGCATGCTATGAGAAACTTTAAGGACAAGCAGGCTCATTCTGTGATGGGGTTGATAACAGTGGGTAATTATGCCCACTGTGAAGCAGGCCTTTCTTCCATATTGTGGGTGACATACCGGAATGCAGCATGGCCCCCTTGCTAGTGCAGACTGGGGTGGGTTCAAAGAATCCTTCACAGTGTGCTCCTTTTGGCTGTTTTCAGCCTCTTCCCTGCAGTTCTTGTGCCAGTCTATTATGAGCATCTGGTGTGGCCCAGACAAGAAGAACTGTGTATAGAGACTGTAGCAGGAAAAGTCACACGCTCATTCATTGTGATGTTCTTTTCCCTTGCAAGTTAGTGTTCTAAACAGCATGCAAAAAGAGTATTGTCCCTATTGGTTTTTCTGTGAAGTTTACAAACAAGTGTAACAATACTGGAGCCAAGTGGAACCATTGTGTTTgtactatatactatactatatgtGAAATCTTGTATGAGAACTCATATATGACAATCAGTGCAGAGCCTCTGGGTAAATGTAAACAGACGTAATGATGAAAATGCGACTTGTATTCAGTTGACTAGTGAACTGATTCCCTCTTCAATGAAACCATGTGCCAGCCGAGTCGGAGTCATTGCTCTCCTAGCTGGACGCACCATGGCAGATTGGCCTGTGTAGACCCTGGAACAATGCTTGCTTGTGTGCATTTCCAGCATGGGCGAAGGTGGAAGTTACCATGGAGGAAAGTGTGGAGGTGCATGTTGGAGGCACGGTGGAGATCCcctgtgtgttttccatgtCAGAGCAGCCAAGCACGATGATGATACAGTGGTTTGTGGTGAGTATGTGAACTTCCTACAAGTCCCATTCAACTTCAGAACATCGAAGAACATACCACTGTCTCCCTATAGATAATTTATGTTGTACACTAGTCTGTCTGAGAATTCGTAGAACATCTATGTAAAATCATGTGTATTCTTCTGCGTCCTGCTTTTTCTGCTGTGAAATACTGTGAAATACTTTCTTAACAGtactttttttaacagaattgtactaccacatgcaaagcaaacacataaTGGTCTGAGCTTATAGCATGTCATGTTTTTAGGAGTTTGTGATGGAAGAGAATAGGACATTTGCTATTTACATGGCAAGTACAATGAtcatagcaacagtaactaaTTATCTTTGGGCGACAACATGTTGAAGACAAActaatttttattctttcagtCAATAACTTATGGGCACTCAGACAGGTCAGTGAGAGTACTGCAAAAACTGTCAGAGGACAACAAGGCTATTGTCTCATCTTAATTGGCCATTTAAATTTGTCTACATACAAGTTATTTGCATGTGAAATAGTTGCTAAATTTACCcattgtgtgatgtgtgaagcTCTCTTATTCAGTTCAGTGTGAATTAAGACCTCGCGGAAAATGACGAAACTCAAAGAACATaagaaaatgtataataaattgacaaaagcacaacagtTTAAAATGATTAGGCACATGATTAAGTAATGTTGTGTAACAGTATGAAATACTGAGTAATGTAGAGGACAGAAAAATTGCACACATGCAGTCTTTTTCTGTGAAGTTAAAATGTCATGCACGTTttctgtacatgtgtatgtttgtgcatttgtgtgtgtatttgtgtgagcttttgtttgtgcattcatgtgtgtatatgataaTGTAAACATGCATGTGCCCTGTTGTTCTGCTCTGTAGAAGGGCGGGACCAGCAGTCAAAGGGAACGGATCTTCTACAGTGATGACACGATGCAGATTGCAGACAATGGCACAGACTTCACAGACCGGATCATGGTCAGCTCTGTTGATGACCATGGTGAGGTGGTGCTGACCATCCACGACGTTCAGCTGGGAGACGAGCGCGAGTTCATCTGCCAAGTGAATGGGATGTCCGCCGGAAATGGGGAGGGCAAGACCCTGCTCAAGGTTTTCGGTATGAGTGAAAGTTCTACTCTCCTGGGGGCGCACCGGCAGCATAACACCTGTGGgacaggtgcattgtggggcaCATTGAAGCATTTTATGATGTTTCAGCATGATACCGTTAAAATTATTCCCCTATACAGGCAATCTGTGTATATGGGATGGACTGGAATATAGAGATGGGCATAGTAGGCCTCTTACACCCCAAAACCCTAAAACAAGTTTTCATGCTTTGCAATGTAGGGCAATGTGCTTTGACTAGTTAATACAAGTAAgtgactgaaaacaaatgatatcTCCACATATTAGGCTGCTCATGAAGCCTCTCTCTCATGTCACTGCCAAAAAATACTATGACTTTAGAGAGCAGTGCAGTGCTTTGTTATGATTTTTGATTTATGCTCCTTCTTCTTTGGTCTTGAGacttacattgtgttacattacattcatttagctgatgctcttatccagagtgacttccagcacaatgtatagccattcaagttaaatgaacaacaatatcagaccaggttaacaatATCAGACTAGGCTACTCCCAGAATAGTGAGTGTGAATATGAGTCTTACCTACAGAACATCGCACTGACAGTTTACTTCTCTTCTTCATGCAGACAGCTGTGACTGTTTGTGCTGTGATGCCATTCAGTTCTCTCATACATCAAccatgtttttaaacaatgccATCAGTCATGTGAGGCTGCTCTCTTGTGTTGTTATTCCTCGGTCATCCTTCAGATCCCCCAGAAGCCCCAGTGATTGAGGGTGTCCACCATGGAATCTCTGTGTCCACACCACACCCATCAAAGGTTGCGACCTTTCTTGCATCTGTCTTGGCTGTTTAACTCCTATTGTGCTGCAATGTGAGCCCAGTAAGTTAACCTAAAATTACATTAGGCCACCACCCACCTCTGTATTGCAGATTGCATCCTGTGAGGCCAGGAATGGCTACCCCAGGGCTAACATCACTTGGTATCGCAATCAGACTCCACTAGTCCCCATCAATGGCAGTGAGTATTGGTTTGAACCAGGAGCAAGTCCAGTAAATCTGTTCAGTAGCTCTGGACCTTTACAACACCTGATAGACTAAGCtgcatttgtttatgttattAAGTGTTAAAACAGGTTCCagtacacatatgcatacatttgactgatttgactttttgactttgttttttctcaTCATGGTaaacctgtctgtgtttttgtttgcttgcatgtgtatgtgtgcatgtatgtgtatgtctcaGAGATGAATGTAGTGACCTTGCAGACCCGGGAGTCCAGTGGCCTCTACACCATTCAGAGTGAGCTGCACTACAAGGTGACCAAGGATGACAAAGATGCGGTCTTCTACTGCGAGGTCAGCTATGCTGTCCCTGGAGCTGTGGGGACAGCTGAGTCAAAGCGCATCAACATTACCGTGCACTGTGAGTCCCTCACTCTTTATCCTCATGGAATACTGATAATAACATCTGTAAAGTGACTACCTGTTTAATCCGGAATACATGGTGGGTAtgagacaaaatattttcatggcTGAAAATATATTGTACCACTTAGCCACTTTTGTCAAGATGTGAAAGtaatttcagatgtaatttcagTACATTATCAGTACATTAAttgtacattattatttatctccacaaaaacacagcatgcaaaatACCAAGTTACTCACAAGAACAAAACTAGGACTGCCATCATTGATGTTGAAATGATGTCCAAGTTACAACCACTGTCGGCAgcattacctcacacaaactaaGCTCTaagcactattccaaagcaGTACTACCAAATCCTTACCCAATACCCTTAAATCCGTTCATATAACTTAGCCTTGCATTTTGTCATATGAACAAGAGCACGCAGTCATTGTTGTTGAATAAACTAGCATGTATTCACAACATGTATTCATGAGAACAATAACATTGTTCCTGAAGGTGAAGGACATGACTCATGACACAAACTCATCATACAGTTGGAGATGGACCTTTTATCTTCCTTACATTTTATCTTCCTGCAGTGTGACTCAGTGACTACCAACAGCCTTTCAAACCAATGTTAAGCTAGAATTCCTTGCATTGTTAAGTTGGAGAAAGATGCAACTGCTGACAAACCATCCAGTCTCACAAAATTGTCTGTCCAGAGGACaagcatttgaaataaatgcacaGCATGAAAACTCCTGTTTCCATATGTTTTGGCTACTAAAGCATACTATGGGTGACAAGTAccatttaatttataatttaaaacattaaacaacatGGTATGACCTGCCTACatatggtgcgtttccaccaagcagtacagtacagttcggtacaGTACGGTacgcaattatttgtgtttccatcatcaaaagttgcgaACCGTACCAAAATAAGGGTACCGTACCGTACCggtttttggtacccttctgttgTACGGTacggtttgtaaaggatggagctacacccactgccgtCCGTTGATTGGGCGACAGAGAGTCGTCACTTCCGTGCGACAACGTGAATACAaagggctgtcaacgttaacgctcgttcgcgattaatctggaaactttaacgcgttaatgttttaacgcaaattaatcatattatcaagtttgaccacaactcccttccgtaattccagcgcggatatttacctggctgaattactgaacactaagatgtgctgaacggcaaatttcgttttaaccctttcacgcgtacggtcacatcggtgtgattagccgtttagcgcattagaacactagattggaaaaattctagctaattttggctttgaggaaacagcgatttaactctaaaagtatagcaaatgctcacttaaatctataagaaacttaataacgcaaatgaaaacataacgaaccatataaggtaacacgcgcactacataccataacaaataagttacatgtgaaagggttaaaacgaaatttgccgttcagcacatttgcatttgccatgcctttcagtaattcagccaggtaaatatccgcgctggaattacggaaagaagttgcggtcaaacttgacaatatgattaatttgcgttaaaacattaacgcgttaaagtttccagattaatcgcgaacgaacgttaacgttgacagcccaaatacaaacacaaaagttcatcaaccgtctctgctgtgttgcgttcttcgcgcgcttttatgatgtcacgctacttacctagctgatgcagcaatcgccatccagcatacgCCCCACCTATTAAGTAGGGTGCGGTTAGCAGTGGAGACACAGGCCGTACCAGGGCTGTAGCAGTGAAGACACAGGCCATACCGTACGCATGTGAGATTGTATACTAATTCCTTGTGATAAAATGAGGtttaatgtttgtaatgagtGAGACCCCAGGGTCATTGTAGCTTTGTCAGTAGAAAACCCCAAAAACATCTAAGTGCTGTATTGGTGTGGGGTATGCCCCATACTTGCCatgtcagtttaaaaatgacatgtatTCCTCTTTGTAAATTGAATGTATTTCATAGTTGTGCTCTTCAATATAGCAATGAGTGATGTTTTGAAATGCGCATTATGTGTTTTGTACTTTAtacataatttatgtaatttatatattCTTTACATTATGGATTACAGTCCCACATGTTCGTGTGTCACTTTTTCATGGAGGCCAGTTCCTTACAGAGGAACACATGATACACACACGATACACACTGATAGTAAATGACAGATCCAGGTGGgaattctgtttttgtattgttttgccAAGGCTGTATTTGCATTAATAGAAACATTCTGTGAGCAATAAAAACACGCATGCATATTTAAACATTCATCAAGCTTTGTCTTCTTGCTGGAGAGTAGAAACctcatttcatatatttaattttagaCTTACCCTGCCCACAAGCACAGTGTCTGCATATTTCAAACCCACCATCTCAATTTTGTCAGATAGTCCTTTAAACTGGCGAAACTGTGCATCCTGTTCATATGTGTATGAAAGTGAATGAATAAAGCTCGACTCAGTCTCCCTGTGTGACATGGtgattggctgtctgtctgtcacacagaccCAACAACAGTTGTGGAGGTCTGGAAGCAGTCACCGGAGGGGCTGGTGAAAGAAGGGGACACAGTGGAGATCCGTTGCCGGGGTGATGGGAACCCCCCACCACCTTTCACTTTCAATAGAAAACAAGTAAGAaagaccccccccacccccccaactccaAATCCtgcctctcccttctcccttttGTCCCCCCATCCAGCGCAGAAGGCCAATAAAACTGGAGGAAAAGCATGGGATGGAGACATATGCACTGGGCAAAATATGCCACCAACCCTAGCAGAACAAAGAGATGCCATTTTATGTGGTAATATGTATTTAAGatttaaatatacagtgcacacacatcTAGGACAATCTGATACTTATAAGGGGCTAATTTTTAAAGTGaaggttttatttaatttgttttttagttgGCGATGTCCTTTTACATACATTAACATAACAATATGATGCACATCATTTATTTGAATTCCAAACTGAATTGCTGGGCTGCATGTGCTACAACACTGTAATGCACAGAGTGCCTTTAACtacattcaaacatgaaatgGCAGTATTACTCATTCTAATTATTTTAGTGTCTCCCAAAAATAACTGACACTCTGCAGGTGCCTTGCCtgtattgcatttgttttcatggtgtGACAACTTCATTCTTCATGAAGCTCATGGTCTTGTAGAATCTTAGAAAGTGTGAACAGTGGAAAGCCCTGTGTCTCACCTGCATTTCATTGATCCTTCTTTGACCAACTTGGTTGGAAAAGTCAAATAAGCAGTGTTTTGCATCTGTAGAATTTTAAATTGCTTTCCTGCCAAGTCAACTAGCATCCAAGCATTTAgctaaaatgcacacattttgtcAAAATTCAGTTGAGAATGGGTTTTCATTTAGTATGCAGCATGGCAATCTATTGAGGATCATATTACATGTCTTGAGAAATCCCAAAATGATTCTTCAGAGCAGATTGCTTGATTCTTTCAAGCAAAGTATTTAAACTGAGTTTAAGGAATGATGCTGTCCCAGATCTTTTGATCTCTATATACGGTTGATTCTTGTAGCAGTGGAGCTTGTATAAGAGGAGCATACTGTATTTGTGCATGAATATTAATGCAATGGCTGTCTCCTGCAGCAACCAGATGTGGAGCTGGACTCGAGTCTGGACCTGCTGGTCCTGGAGGATGTGACACGGGCAGACAGTGGCATCTACCAGTGCCGCTCCCTGGACCTGGACACCTATGCGGAGGCTGTGGGGGATCTGAAGCTGGTCATTCACTGTGAGTGAAACGTCTGTCACCCACTATAACAGTCTTagtgtttatttgcttatcagATCAAGTAAGAAATAGCAACAATTTGTACAGCTAAAGTACCTCGACACATTACCTTCCTTGCAACAGCTCTAACAGCTGTGAcctcacctgggaatcaaacctgcaaccatcTGCTTATAATCCTTACCAGTATGCTtcactgccacctagtggtggtGTGACTAAAGATATGTGACTGATGCTTGCGCAGATCTGGACCCTGCTGTTGTGGTTCCTAAAGACTCCGAGATCATGTTAAAGGGGGAGAGCCTGACAGCCACCTGCAATGCGCTTTGCTCCGTGGAAACCTCAACCATCTGGCTCAAGGTAGCACAATCCATGGGTGGCACTAAGCCCTGTACATATATTTCCCTAGTTCACAGTATTTTCCCATCAAAACCACCAACCATGCAGCCACAGTGCAACTCCTAACCCATTCAGTGAAACCCTGAATCCTACAGTATCTCAAAGTGATTTTGAAGGCCACACCTTCAGTGTAGAAAGGCCTTGGAATAAAGGCTTGAAGGATTCTCCTGTCTTCTTtcaactgtctgtctgtgggtatACCTAGGATGGAAAGCAGGTTGGAGAGGGTCATGAACTGTTGCTGCACAACGTCTCATTTGATGCTGCCGGGGAGTATGTCTGTGAGGTGACAGCGCCCTCTCTGGCCGGGCTGCAGACCAGCGGCTCGGTGCTAATCATTGTCCAGGGTGAGTTCCTGTGGGCTGCAGGAGGAATGAAGAACGGCAGCTCATGTGCTGTATCTGACGCTTTGCACCTCTCCCCTAGGTGCTCCTGAAATGAAGGGCTCAGGGAGCCAcgcagagatggaggagaacaTGGAGAAATGGGTGAACCTTTCCTGCGAAGCTCAAGGACATCCCAAGCCCTCCATAAACTGGAGCCTCACAGGAACTCAGGTAAGAGTTCTGGCAGACAGGATGCAAGAGAGGACACAGAGGGGACGGGCGACCAGTGAAGTGGAGTGGTCAGTTAGTCAGGACTTACCTGAAGAAAGTTTTGGATATTACC comes from Megalops cyprinoides isolate fMegCyp1 chromosome 3, fMegCyp1.pri, whole genome shotgun sequence and encodes:
- the mcama gene encoding cell surface glycoprotein MUC18 isoform X3; the protein is MAFLRRASIAVALHIFLLTCQAWAKVEVTMEESVEVHVGGTVEIPCVFSMSEQPSTMMIQWFVKGGTSSQRERIFYSDDTMQIADNGTDFTDRIMVSSVDDHGEVVLTIHDVQLGDEREFICQVNGMSAGNGEGKTLLKVFDPPEAPVIEGVHHGISVSTPHPSKIASCEARNGYPRANITWYRNQTPLVPINGKMNVVTLQTRESSGLYTIQSELHYKVTKDDKDAVFYCEVSYAVPGAVGTAESKRINITVHYPTTVVEVWKQSPEGLVKEGDTVEIRCRGDGNPPPPFTFNRKQQPDVELDSSLDLLVLEDVTRADSGIYQCRSLDLDTYAEAVGDLKLVIHYLDPAVVVPKDSEIMLKGESLTATCNALCSVETSTIWLKDGKQVGEGHELLLHNVSFDAAGEYVCEVTAPSLAGLQTSGSVLIIVQGAPEMKGSGSHAEMEENMEKWVNLSCEAQGHPKPSINWSLTGTQNWHEASNKVTENTVHSTVTVQVTSDITASCNATNNMGTVTKSYSIKAIPLIASTAANTAVTVRVTPPRTVKKGVYFWNPTLSVLSQACEGAHLPTVAFLLHCSEGFSTWVAFCI
- the mcama gene encoding cell surface glycoprotein MUC18 isoform X2; the encoded protein is MAFLRRASIAVALHIFLLTCQAWAKVEVTMEESVEVHVGGTVEIPCVFSMSEQPSTMMIQWFVKGGTSSQRERIFYSDDTMQIADNGTDFTDRIMVSSVDDHGEVVLTIHDVQLGDEREFICQVNGMSAGNGEGKTLLKVFDPPEAPVIEGVHHGISVSTPHPSKIASCEARNGYPRANITWYRNQTPLVPINGKMNVVTLQTRESSGLYTIQSELHYKVTKDDKDAVFYCEVSYAVPGAVGTAESKRINITVHYPTTVVEVWKQSPEGLVKEGDTVEIRCRGDGNPPPPFTFNRKQQPDVELDSSLDLLVLEDVTRADSGIYQCRSLDLDTYAEAVGDLKLVIHYLDPAVVVPKDSEIMLKGESLTATCNALCSVETSTIWLKDGKQVGEGHELLLHNVSFDAAGEYVCEVTAPSLAGLQTSGSVLIIVQGAPEMKGSGSHAEMEENMEKWVNLSCEAQGHPKPSINWSLTGTQNWHEASNKVTENTVHSTVTVQVTSDITASCNATNNMGTVTKSYSIKAIPLIASTAANTADSSGVIIIIIIVCILLLAILGSVLYFLYKKGKIPCGRSGKQEITKEKASKGDIVVEMKSDKTEEAVLLKGVNGDKKAHNDQ
- the mcama gene encoding cell surface glycoprotein MUC18 isoform X1: MAFLRRASIAVALHIFLLTCQAWAKVEVTMEESVEVHVGGTVEIPCVFSMSEQPSTMMIQWFVKGGTSSQRERIFYSDDTMQIADNGTDFTDRIMVSSVDDHGEVVLTIHDVQLGDEREFICQVNGMSAGNGEGKTLLKVFDPPEAPVIEGVHHGISVSTPHPSKIASCEARNGYPRANITWYRNQTPLVPINGKMNVVTLQTRESSGLYTIQSELHYKVTKDDKDAVFYCEVSYAVPGAVGTAESKRINITVHYPTTVVEVWKQSPEGLVKEGDTVEIRCRGDGNPPPPFTFNRKQQPDVELDSSLDLLVLEDVTRADSGIYQCRSLDLDTYAEAVGDLKLVIHYLDPAVVVPKDSEIMLKGESLTATCNALCSVETSTIWLKDGKQVGEGHELLLHNVSFDAAGEYVCEVTAPSLAGLQTSGSVLIIVQGAPEMKGSGSHAEMEENMEKWVNLSCEAQGHPKPSINWSLTGTQNWHEASNKVTENTVHSTVTVQVTSDITASCNATNNMGTVTKSYSIKAIPLIASTAANTADSSGVIIIIIIVCILLLAILGSVLYFLYKKGKIPCGRSGKQEITKEKASKGDIVVEMKSDKTEEAVLLKGVNGDKKAHNDQCDKYIDIRD